One stretch of Armigeres subalbatus isolate Guangzhou_Male chromosome 2, GZ_Asu_2, whole genome shotgun sequence DNA includes these proteins:
- the LOC134211518 gene encoding transmembrane protein 18, with protein sequence MVDPNFIEINEIKGFVTFLQSIDWYDPWLIGLIAFHVGITSTALLTRNCGNFQVFLFFVLLLMVYFSESINEYASVNWRIFSKQQYFDDKGLFISIVFSVPILLNCMLMVGSWLYQSTQLMARLKTAQLRQQIRQSNSRQRIKADKEE encoded by the exons ATGGTCGAtccaaatttcattgaaataaatgaaatcaaaGGATTTGTTACTTTCTTGCAGAGT ATTGACTGGTATGACCCATGGCTTATCGGATTGATAGCGTTCCATGTCGGCATAACGTCGACGGCATTGCTGACTCGGAATTGTGGCAATTTTCAAGTCTTCCTGTTCTTCGTTTTGT TATTGATGGTTTATTTTTCTGAAAGTATCAATGAATACGCTTCCGTGAATTGGAggattttttcaaagcaacagtATTTCGACGACAAAGGCCTATTTATATCGATAGTATTTTCTGTGCCGATTTTGCTCAATTGCATGCTGATGGTG GGAAGTTGGTTGTATCAATCCACTCAACTGATGGCACGTCTCAAAACGGCTCAACTGCGACAACAAATACGCCAATCGAATAGTCGCCAAAGGATAAAAGCAGAcaaagaagaatga